AAGTTCGAACAGATTCAACTTAACCAGATATCTTGTTTCATCGTTTGTTTGAGTCTGACAGTGGACTGGACTGTGTAGGCACTTTCCTCGGGATACATGCCGATTGGAGCTGTTATTGTGAGCCCTGAAATCTCTGATGTGGTTCACTCTCAAAGCAACAAGCTTGGTACATTGCTTATAGAATAAACTAGTCGTCACCGTTAATAAATTTGAGTCCAGTAACTTACCTAGTCCTGTTCAATAATATTACTTCCAGGTTCCTTTGCCCATGGATTTACATATTCTGGACACCCGGTTTCATGTGCTGTTGCAATTGAAACACTCAAGATCTACAAGTATGTTGCTACACCATTGCTTTTGGAGTTCTAATATTCGTTGATTGAGAATGGCAAAGATAACCCTTAAAATTATCATATTGGAGTTCGAGGGtgcaattattgttttaagcataaaaacaatatatgtAATTGTTACAATACGAACTGACATATAGGATGGAGtgtgtcacaattgcacttttCTTGGCAGTAggaagcatgaccgtgacatagTGACATAGTGCATATGTTTAAAATTACCATATTGTCGGGAAGTTTACTTCATTTCATTGTAGGGAAAGGAATATTGTGGATAAAGTAAATAGCATTTCCTCAAGGTTTCAAGATGGCCTTAAAGCTTTCTCTGACAGCCCTATCGTTGGAGAGGTACAGAGAGTTCCTCAAGTAATTAGGTTTGGCTTATCAATCTGAACCATTTTCAGTTCTTAACAATGACCGTGATTTTTGCAGATACGAGGGACTGGCTTGATCTTGGGCACAGAGTTTGTAGACAATAAATCACCAAATGATCCCTTCCCTCCTGAATGGGGTATGTTTTATGTAATTCCCATGGTTAGTTATTCATCTTAATGGCTCATCTCTAGAAAACAGCTTGCGAAGGTTTGGTTCGCCCCAACTTTGAAAGTCTTGAAAAAAGTATCTGACACTAGAAGAACTTAACACAACACAGTAGCTCTCATatctttacttttggtttcctcaaaggacctcataccaatgaagatgtgttctttacttataaatctacGATCATACTCTTAATTAGTCGAGGTGGGACTCCCAACAATATCATCATAATTTTGGATCAGCTTTACCTCAAAATCACAGACCCAGCAATTTAGTGGACCTTGATTTTGATCTACCGGGGCCATACTTATGATGAAAGCTTGTTATTTGCCTTGAAAACAGGAGTCGGTGCATACTTCGGAGCCGAATGTCAGAAAAATGGTATGCTTGTACGTGTTGCAGGGGATACTATAATGATGTCTCCACCATTTATCATCTCTCCTCAAGAAGTTGATGAGGTATCCCTGAAAGCTTATTGGGATTGATTTTCAATCTCAAAACACTTTTGTTAGAATTTAAGTCACTGTTCTTGTTTCCAGTTAATCAGCATCTATGGGAATGCACTAAAGGCTACTGAAGAGAGAGTGAAGGAGCTGAAGGCTCAGAGGTAGCTGCTGCAAATAATTACAGCGAAAGGGCTGAAGGAACCAGATCCTGTCTTGCTTGCTCTAAAGGAACAAAGAAACCCTTGCCCGTGATGGTCAAATGCTTTGATGGTGGTGAAAAGTTGATCGGCTTGTCTTGTACAGAAGACATGAATGATAGTCTGTAATCTTGTCCCACACCAATTTGTAAGTTGAAATAAAGCCTTGGATGCTGTTGAGATATGTCACTCAACTACTAGATTCTTAAGATCATCTCTGAATAATAACAAGTTTATATGGGTTTCGAAGTTAAATTTGCTCCCTTTctgaaacatttcttgtaataataataattctgtTGAAGCTAATTCAATCCTCAACAGAAGCACTGGTACACATTTTCATGGGAAAGTGAGGTATTTGTTGAaagtttttgtgagatcccacatcgattgaagaggagaacgaaacattctttataagggtgtgaaaatctcttcctaacgGATCCATTAGTTTTGGCCTGAGAGATTCGAGATTGGATGGAATATCTCCAATGTTTGTTCACTTAGAGAACTCACCACTATgtataacttaaaatatacAGCCAAGGCACCAAAACAAGGAATGATGAAAgcttaaagaaaatgaagaacagtgAGAAGTAAGAGAGAAATTCTCATCGTTTGGCTTCCTTTTCAGCCTTCCTTCTCGCTCGCCTCTCTCTCGAACTTGCAGTCATCTTAAACCCTGGATTCTCATCCTCAGATTCATCCAAATCTCTGAATGATTTCTTCACATTCCTCCAGATTTAAAACCATTAATTTTCCATAATAATCACAAACAGAGAACGAACAGCGACAACAAATCCatgatctcaaaataaaagaaaatggagaaagaagGATACCTCTCGAATCTCAGAAAAGCTTACGGCGTAGAAGGTAATGGCTGCCGCTGCAACAATGCCCATCAATGGAACCCCCAATTGCTGCAATCCATCCATTTTCGCTTTCAAGTTTCTGTGGAGTTCAGTCGTATTTGCCCTTTGCCCTTTGGAGATTTTAGATAaggttttaattaaaaaataataataataataataatttgattttgaggaGCCAAGTTCctctcattttaattaaaataataattattcaaatagttttttaaatatgttggAATTATAGAGAAGAAATTTCCACGTGTCACCCTCCACGTCCACCTCAACTCGCCTTGCCCTATCAGACCCAATATGACCAGTCCGCCAACGTGGATCATTCAACACGCCGCAAGTCAAAGGttgtcttaattttttttccttcatttgtgggtattattattctataaaataaaatgtaatgaTTTATAAGTTCCACACATATTAATGTATAATTAATGAGTTCATAATTCAACTTTGATATGAAGTATCCATGAAATAacttttattcataaaattcaaatttgggACATAATTcttctaataaatataaaaatttcatttaaactttcaatttaattccataaaatacaataaataatttgaagttGAAAGCCCCATTTTCTACgttgaaataaaaaggaagaataaaaaaagaataattttgacacaaatttccaaaaataaaatacttgtTTTTAGTTACGTAATATAATTTTCAGACGCCAAGATTGGGACGAGGAAGTTGGAAAAATAGCGTATTAATTTGACCTCATTTTCCATAAATACCCCTCCCAAATAATGTAATAACTAATTATGCCCTCTGAACACGAGCTTCCAAAGACATTTTTCCCGATCAATAACActtttatcaaaaaaaaattggatcaactcaaaatttgacGTTAATGGCTTTAAGCGTTCACAATCCAACTTAACCTAATCCTCTATTTTCGAATTGGGTTGTCGGgttttttctcattcttaatcatttataaaattttacttaGGATTAATGAAAAACATTCAGAAATTACCGTGCAtcactaataattttaaaagaaaatctgaTTGAGTTGAGTAAAGTTGGTAACCTTATTTTCCAGTTGGTCGGgttgacccaacaaaaaaaaatatcaattaacgAACCGActtgaatttttcaattttccataaattcaacccaactcaacttttAAGGATTGGGTTCAGTAGTTCTGGGCAATTGAGTTACTCAGTCATATAAACAttcctatatttttaaattattattgaggAAGGATCAAGCTTCGaacataaataatacaaaaataataataataataaaaatcaaatctcttattctctataaatttgatttgtaatttatcaataattatcattttagtACGTATCATTTCaacgattaaaaaaatacattttaatttcttacatTTAAATCCGAGACTCAACAAATATATCCTTAAAAATTCTTacttttattcaaattttgatgtaATATTAATGGAATGATAGGATGgaatttgtaaataataaaaattatcgtaaaaagaattgaatttgattacaaaaaaaaaagggggcaTTAGTGAGATAATTGTTGGTAGGAGGGGAAGAAATGGAATATAAAGAAAGTAGAGGGGTCGGAATGTGAAAAGTGAGATGGCAGACGTCAATGTCAGTCGGGGCGGGGGATAAAACGACAGAGCGGTCATGTTTGCACGCATACAATGGGCGGTTTGGTCGGTGGCATTTTGCGTACGGTTGTCGCCGCCACTTCCGCACCAAAAAGACAcctcctttcttcttcctttttcaactaatgaaaaataaataaataaatactattCTTAATAATTCATGTTATTccctctttttgttttctatttcttaatttatttcaacaacgaatttattataataacgataataaatgaataaataatcgGGACGGAGCATAGACGAGGATAAAGATGGAAAATACAAACCCCATTTAGCCAATGAAGAGAAAACTTTTTCGGCTCCCTTTCTCGTTCTCCATTCAAACGATGATTCTCCACTGTATTTGAAGTGGGTCATGTTAAACCTCtagaaaaatatgatattgtcaactttaaGCATAAATTCGCGGGACTattcttttgggtttccttAAATGTCTCGTAACAACAGtgatagtattttttatttataaattaatgatcttcctcttaattatcTAATGTGAGACTGACTCTCTTGATCATCATGTCACTGTCGACAgatttgtaataaaattttacaaattaggatcaaaaatatattttttacgaacaaaaatataaatcatgaataaaaacaaaaaatttaaatatagatactaaaataaacattttaagaataacatactaaaacaacaataaatattatatatatatatatatatatttgtataaaaaaaacattttaaatgttaaataaatttatttattttttaaccatttccGATATTATTTGTACTCCCTGTTCAAGTTTGCTGACGTGGCACACTACCAAATAAAACTATAACGTCTCTGAAATGCATTTTACTTTACCATTTAaagaattatgtttttatttaaaaatgtgtttATATACTGTGATTGACTAACTataatactaaatatttatttatttttaaattgagaaTTGTGTCACATATGTGATGTCATCAAATATGTTCTGATTTTAGAATGTAATAACTATTTGAAGTCAAAAgtcaactttttttaaatggttaattatgactttgaaatttgtataaaaatttatatttgaatttggaaattgattcaaaaaaaatatttttctataaaataatgaaaattcaacGTATACCTAATATATTACtatcttcatttatttcatttttaaaatatagttaaaatttaaaaataaaggataaaaaaataattttttaaaatttattctaaattcttgagtaaataattgatatttaaacattaaaaatatgttttttaaataaaaaatgaaaaaaataattttaacaattttttaaaactactGCCAAAGATGGCATGTGCTATAAAGGTGGCAACTGCAATTTGCGAAGGGtgtttttgtcttttctttttcgctgttgtgtttttttctggaagaaacataaattaactaataaataataaggtttaaaaattaaattaaatcaaatactTAAAAAGACCAAATAAACAATGAATTTTCACACATCTACTCCACGTGATATTACCAAATTATACAAGTCCGAGTAAGAGGCAAATATTGACAactaaaataaacacaaagaaaGTGTCTTATTACATGCAGATGTTCGAATTCTCTCGTTCTAAATATTAGTTAATCGAAGAGATCGATTGagttactaaaaaaaaacatattagttAAGAGGAAGACAttgtaaattaatttagtcGTCGGacattctaaattattattaagttgAGTTTCGGATGTCTTTTACAATAGTAAATGTTCGTTGTTAAGATTTAAACAAGAGAACAACTTTGCTGACTATGAAAGGAAGACATGACCCACAGAAAATAAAGAATCTACATTGACGTGGTGCTTAGTCACACTAGCTCTGATGTTTGAGTTAACAAGGTCAATATTAGAGATCGTCGATGATTATTGAGAGAAGTAATCccatattggctaattaataataagaaaatcatgagtttataaataaaaagaatattatatcCATTGCAGCCTTGAATATTATAATCAAGGcagacaatattataccatcgTAGAGATTCATGATTCCTAATGGACATCTGATCTAGGCTCAATCTTTCTATATTGGCCTTAAATTATCTTGGCGTCcccacattaaaaaaaaaaaaaaaaaaaaaaaaaaaaaaaaaaaaaaaaNaaaaaaaaaaaaaaaaacatttttaaaaacatttataaagaTAAATAGTGAAAAgtggttttgaaaattaaaaataaaaaaaaagctaaaagaaaaacaagaaatcttTTGTAACCCTAAACCCATTATAATTGacccttatttattttatagctCTTAAATTTCAtaccataaattaaaaatccaaaattcaattaattaagacTTTAAATTCATACcataaattcaaaatccaCAACGTGTCTCAATTCATATAATCAAAACTTATTACCTAATAAACTTTGTgtgtatctatatatatatatattatatatatatgtatgtatctatatatatatattatagatatatatatatatatgtgtgtgtatgtatatatgaagGAACAATGGGATTTTGATGCCATATTTTTTAGGCTTACAGAtttcatcaaataattttttattcgcatgtttttttttttttt
This genomic window from Cucurbita pepo subsp. pepo cultivar mu-cu-16 chromosome LG01, ASM280686v2, whole genome shotgun sequence contains:
- the LOC111804483 gene encoding uncharacterized protein LOC111804483 — its product is MDGLQQLGVPLMGIVAAAAITFYAVSFSEIREKSFRDLDESEDENPGFKMTASSRERRARRKAEKEAKR